The DNA sequence TTTATCCCCCTGCTAATTTTTTGTGTTGCTGATTCTGTCAGAATTCTGTCTCTTGTGAGCTTGGTGCAAATTTCCACATTTATGCTTGCTTACCCGGTAGCATATGTTTATTATGTATAtgtcttttatatatattttatatatatcttttatatatatatattttatatataaaatatcttttataTATAATGTCttttatgtatgtatattttatgtttttaatttgttcttaattgtgagccgccttgagtgttcTTAATtgaatagaaaggcgggatataaatctcttaaataaataaataaataaatatttgatcaaaaggaaaagggaaaaaaattggttGTTGTAAGAAGGGAGAAAACTTTCAAAGGTACCCCAGTGTCAAAAACAAGTGCCAAGGCCCTCtctaaaaagtggggggggggggttttttcCAAATCCCTCACTTTCCACAAGTGCATTTCTGTGCATGTGGAAAGAGATCCCCATGGAGGCCCCTGGCATCCTGTTAGCTCTGAGCCAAGTGCACCTTCTACTGTGTGTAACTCCCTATTTACATGAACATGAGGCCCTTCTAGAGATCTCTATCAGCCTTGTTTATTTCCAAGTTTCTGGCATGCAGGCTGCTTGATGACTCTTCTCTGTGATGTGCATCAGGGTTTCATACTCAGAAGTGGTGTTCAGAATGGGAGTATGCATTTGTTTCGGAAGGAATTACACTCCAAACCAAAGCAATCATTTTGGAGTCACTTTGGAGAGAGTCTAAACAAAGCAAAGTCTCTCCAAAGTCCTTCAAACCCAAGCAGAGCCATCTGAAACAGCATCAGATGGCTGGCTACTTTggcttctctccctccttccctttttcatTGTCTGGTTCTAActgcctgaagccttttcccCCATATATAGGAGTTGGCTTCCAATGCttagggggaggaaggaaggaccaTACAAGGGACTGTGTGATTGACATTTCTGAACTATCAGTGAGGCACATCACAGCTGAATGAAAGCTGGAAATTGATGTTTCCTTTCTTCTTGCAATCAGTGTGATTTTAGGAAGGAACTGTGAAATAAGGGGGGTGGGAAAGGTTTCGGGCTAACTATCCTCATCTCTGTGTCTGaagagcaggtccacagcttgggggtttgGCTGGACTCACAAGCTGcacctggattcccaggtagcaaCTGTGGCCAGGGGCGCCTTtactcagctttggctggtgcaccagctgtgaccatacttggatcgtgcagacctggccattatgatccatgccacagtgacatcacgGTTAGATTatatgcgctctatgtggggctgcccttgacgacggtccggaaactgcaattagtgaagaatgcagcagcccatgtAGTCACTGGAAGTAAGTGGATTAACTCTATTAggccgcttctccagtggctgcactggctaaCCCTtcttttccgggcccaattcaaggtgctgatttcaaCTTTTAAGACTCTATATGACTCACGGCCAGGATATTTGAGGGGGCaactacttctgtacaatcttgTCAGGTAATtagagaaggcccttttacaagtGCCGTCACCTAGGGAGGTGTGgagggcagtggcaagaaatagtcacaataagtcaccgggccctgatggcatctaccctagagttattaaggaattgaagaatggagttgctgatctcttgactaaattatgcaacttgtccctcaaaacgaccacagtgccagaggattggaggatagcaaatgtcacgccgatctttaaaaagggaaagggaggggacccaggaaactataagccagtcagcctaacatctataccgggtaaggtgGTTGAATgcatcatcaaagatagaatctcaaaaaacatagacgaacaagccttgctgagggagaatcagcatggcttctgtaagtcttgcatcacaaaccttttagaattctttgaaaaggtcaacaggcatgtggatgcgggagaacccgtggacgttatatatctggattttcagaaggcgttcaacatggtccctcaccaaaggctactgaaaaaactccacagtcagggaattagagggcaggtcctctcctggattgagacctggttgaagaccaggaaaccgagagtgggtatcaatgggcaattttcacaatggagagaagtgaaaagcggtgtgccccaaggatctgtcctgggaccggtgcttttcaacctcttcataaatgacctggaaacagggttgagcagtgaggtggcaaagttcacagacaacaccaaacttttcagagtggtaattGTGAatcaccagaagtgattgtgaggagctccagaaggatctctccagactggcagaacaggcagcaaaatagcagatgcgcttcaatgtcagtaagtgtaaggtcatgcacattggggcaaaaaatcaaaactttacctataggctgatgggttctgagctatctgtgacagatcaggagagagatcttggggtgatggtggtggacaggtcgatgaaagtgtcgactcaatgtgcagcagcagtaaagaaggccaattctatgcttgggatcattagaaaaggtattgagaacaaaacggctaatgttataatgccgttgtacaaatctatggtaaggccacacctggagtattgtgtccagttctggtcgtcgcatctaaaaaaagtcatagtggaaatggaaaaggtgcaaaagagagcgactaagatgattactggggtggggcacctaccttatgaggaaaggctacggcgtttggtcctcttcagcctagaaaagaggtgcctgaggggggacatgattgagacatacaaaattatgcaggggatggacagagtggatagggagatgctctttacactctcacataacaccagaaccaggggacatccactaaaattgagtgctgggagagttaggacagacaaaagaaaatatttctttactcagcgtgtggttggtctgtggaactccttgccacagggtgtggtgatggcatctggcctggatgcctttaaaaggggattgtacacatttctggaggaaaaatccattatgggttacaagatatgatgtgtatgtgcaacctcctgattttagaaatgggctatgtcagatgcaagggagggcaccaggatgaggtctcttgttatctggtgtgctccctggggcatttgttgggctactatgagatacaggaagctggactagatgggcctatggcctgactagatgggcctatgggcctatggcctccagggaggctgttcttatgttctaataggATCtactcaatagtggcaccaactctctgaattccctccctcttgagTTACAAACCGCTCCCTCCTTGCAGaccttccagtgaggcctgaagacttttttttattttggcaaGCCAGTTCTGAGTCTTGGCCTTTTAAATTAACATCTGGCTTTTATAGGTGTGTTCTTTTTTTACAACCTTTCTCGttgtaaattatgtttttatggttgtttttaagtttgtttaaatattttaaagtttTATGAATTTTTTTAGGGCAGAGTACAATTGTTTTAACAGTGATCTTACTTTTTCTGTACCTGcccttttgtaagccgccttgagtccccttgATATGAAATGAAAACTTTGTTTAGTTTacaataaataatattaattttGAGTTGGCTGAATGCTTAAATCACAATTCACTGAAGCATTACAGTTCCTAGGCAGCACTTGCATCAACTTTTCTTAAATTTTTCAGGGAACTTTCCTAGAGTCAATTCTGCTATCCTGTCACTTTGGTGCAAAGCGGATACAAAACAAAAGAATTATAAGCTTGAATCTCTAATACGTTTTTATGGATAACTCAAGAACACCTGCCCCTATCTTTTGGAAATTTAGCAGAGATCTTAACCAACAGCATGTCTACATTAACTATGATTTTCATGCAAATTGGCCACACAAACATGTGGTAGGATGAGCCAAAACCTTTAAAAACGATCAATTTCCCCTGGAATGAAAATCTCAGGACCTACTTAGGTGAAGTTTTGCTGGCATTTGCTTGAAGCCCTTAAGGATGACTTCAAGCCCTTTAATTCTCATCCAAATtccaaaagtaattttaaaacttACAGTGCATTGAATCTTGCCTGTTGAAATAAGTGGgaacaaaaaaacaaattaacACTGAAATGAAGCATGTATGAAGCAAAGCAAATCAGTGACATAAGCCAATGATATCAGGTCACCAACTAAAGCAATATCCAAAGCAATTTTTTGCCTTTTTGCCCATCCTTAACACATGTTAGATATGTAtcaaagtgacagcccaatcctaaccttaccTTATGCCAGTgtagcagccactgcaccagcctaagttgtcacaaatgtgctgtaaagcacatttgagaCACCCTGCGAGTAGTCTGTGCTGCCCTGCCAGCACTGCATTCAGAGGCTATGCCGGATGAAGCAAGTAAGCTACCACCAAGCAgcttggagggggggcaggggctgggaggggttGTAATGGGGTGGAGGTGAATCAGGCTCAGGATGGATTAGCAACACTGGTTTATGCCAAATCCTAGTCCCTGTCCCAGGACTGAAAGCCCAATATGGGGctttttggacttgtgccagcaatctcTGAGGCTGGGCTCTACATATGTTTCCTTATCCTGAggggacctccagcctgctccttcccagtgctgaatACAGTGTGGGCTGTGTTGCCCTGCTGCACaagcactggttaggattaggcAGTTAGTGACATTTTACTCACGGAATAATTAACAGTTTCTTCCTAGTACCATTTTTTTTACTACAAAACTGCACCAGAGGCTCTGTAAAATCTTCCTTTCTACTTGGCAAGATGATACTGATAACCAGCTTACCAGGTGGCTACATGCACATTGTGTTGAGGCAAATGGATTTCTGTATTCACAAGAACTTTCTCATGCAGAAGGAACCAAATAACCCTTGCTCATGTGCATCATCTGCCATGGCCCAGGGTAGAGAGGGAACTTGCCTCAAATTGGGTTGTCATTTAGAAATTTCCCTGCTACAGATGAGACAGACAAGTTCTGTTGAAGAGGCTGTAATCTCCAAAAAGCTAAAGAAGCATAAAGCTTTTATACAgttgttgcttttctttttgcCCTCCAATTATGTTGAGGAAACCAAGAAGCTGGTCACAGCTGTCCTGTGTAAAGCTCCCTAGGAACAAAAGTAATGACTTGTGAACAGAAGCATCtggccatctttttttttcatttggcaCCAATTTTCAGTCAGGAAGTCTCATTTTATTTAACCTGATTTTAATTCCACCCTGTCTTAAGAATTCATTTACCACATTAATCATTAGTACACATGTGGGACTAGAGTTTCTTCAAACCAAATGTCAACAGAACAGAGAAAGGATGCCAAAATCAACAGCAGACCCAGGTTGTAAGGGGCAGCTGACATGgtcagctccagaaggcaggcaaGCTAGGTAGATGTTGAAAGCCACAGGCACCCGTTGAGGTCTGAAGAAGCTGGACAACCTTCAGACAAAAGCGGTGCATGTTCTCTGGTTTGCTTGCTTCTTGGCTTGGTGAAACTGTCATTATGCTTTGGTAATTAAGGGAACCTCCTGATGGTCTCATTCCTGGGGAGTTCTAACACCCTAACAGCTGACATAGCCTTTTCCAGGCAGCTGTTAGTCAGGACATGAGGTTTTCTGAATAGGGAAATTCCTGAGAATGCAAGTGAGTCAAACTGAAAGCCTTTCTGGCCCTGGAACTGAAAATGAAACAATGTTAAATCTTTCAAATTCAGTTTTTTTCCATCAAGAGAGGAGCCTGAAGAGGTAGCCCTACCCCCATGTGGTTAGGGggtttttttggtggtggtggtaaagagCTGCTGCTACCTCATACCATTTTCTTCAACTCAGTAAAATACTTAAATCATAGCTGAGCTGcaaagctcagctcagctcagacCTAAATTTCTCAATTTAGGTCAGGTCTTGCAAGCCTGTAGTCCTGGGAGATACTAGGAAGTTGCTTATCATAGTATAAAATGTTTACTAGATTGAAATTTTCTTGAGTTTAAAAATGAACAGCAGAAGCACCTGACATTTAGTGGCTAAATTAGCATGCAGGTCTGggtatttttttaatccatgCCATTAACAAGTATGATTACAATTTGCTCTAcgcctacaaaaaaaaaattaacccacTACCATGTTTAGAAAACAGTGTAAAGGAGTTTTCCCAAAGTGGTGAaacaagcaaaaggaaaaaaattaaatgcccCACCGAATGGGAATGTAAACATTTTTTCCTAAACTTTTGCAAATAGCGTTGTATTGATTTCCATGTGGAAAGCTTAATCTAAAAATTAAAAAGGTGTGTAAAGTTACCAACCAGAACAGAAAAGTGTTTTGCAGAAATAAATGTTGTAATGATTTTGTTAGTTGGTGTAAAGGAAAGATTCTAATTGGCACAGGGTTTTGCATGCATACCAAGTATATCTGTGACTTTTCTgataaattatataaattatagAATAGGAAGGTTTCTGAAGGAATAACAGTCAACACCCTACTCAAGTATCTCATCTCAAAATCCTGCAAGTTGTCTCATATCATCTGTTCACAGTCCTGTTCATACCATCTTGCAAAGAGTGTACTCCCCTACTCCTGACTTCCATTCATTAATTTGAATGCGGGAATAGTGCCTACACATGTGCAGTTGTACGTGAATCAGGTGCTTTCTATATGCAGTTGGAAACCTTGAAAAACCAAGTGTTCCCAATCACGCTGGGATGGCCTATATATGTTCATTGTTACACATGCATGTGGTCACAAAGAGCcggacatgacttaacaactgaaccaACAACAAAAGGCTCTGTTCTGATCTTCTAACGAACACACAAAAGACCTGGAATAGAGGCAGTGTATATGAACATATTCACCTCCCATGTTAAACAAACTTATTGCAAACCTGTTGTGGTAGTAAAGTTTCATATGACTTCTCAGAATAGAATTTATGACTGCAGTAGTAATGATGTGTCCTCAGCATTCAGTACAAAAAAAATGTCCTATAATAAAGAGTTCAAAAAATTTTTCCCAGTAatgctcttttccttttttttttaaaaaaagatatttctGAATCCCATACTTCCTATAGTTTTCACAGAGTCAGTGCTCTTCTGGTGATATTGTGTcgaggctgacagcccaatcctgagctgcccggggcttgGGGCTGCGGTggtactgaaaatggctgccactgaaaatggctgccgctgcatcctgcacactttggcagccacaggcagcacctcaggagaaggggactttcatccccttcccccaggtaaacgcAGTAGCCcgacagtggggctactcgattcactgctgaccaaaatgTCTATGTTGAATCAaatgcctccatgtcaggtggtgcGCCTAATGCAAAGGCAaaggtcccacctccttccctcccagcttgcctcctccctgccctctccccgcctccccggaatgcctctttcccaccctctccccgccctactctcgcctccctcctccctggaacatctcctccctgcctccccccacgcctccacttacctctccactgttcGGTGGTCTGCTCGGTCAAGCAGTGGAGCTTGGGTGCCGACCCaacactagcccagtgccagtcagtggtGGGCTACCGTGCTCGCCCGGTGGTAGagcttgcaaacgtgccatatggcacatttacaaTAGTGCGCACTGGCATGCTAGGTTTACTAGGTGTGCTTCTGATATTCCTTggtatgtacaggattgggctctcaggcactGAACTGCAAATCCCAATTTCTTTTGTTTCAATCTCActtttgccatgaactcactacaACAACAATGTACAGTTGGGAGCCTCTATGATTACTTCCCATCTTCTCCCATggactgcaaagtgctttacatatGATTTACAGGTGATTTACTATTCAGGTACTACCCagggctgggtttttttttctgtgagtAGTTAAAATACATAATGTGCTCTTGGTTCATTCTCTGGAATATTTTTGCTTCCTGTCCCATTAGTCACTGGCTAGTCCCTGATACATTTGAAATATTTTGCCTTTCAGCCTCGAAGACAATGGCTACAAGCACACAAGCAGATTAACATGAATCACTATGCCAATAAGAAGAGTGCGGCTGAGAGTATGCTGGACATTGCTTTGCTTATGGCCAATGCATCCCAACTCAAAGCAGTGATGGAACAAggcccttccttctccttctacgTTCCGCTTATTGTCCTCATCAGCATCTCACTTGTCCTTCAGGTTGCAGTAGGTGTGCTTCTGATATTCCTTGGTATGTACAGTGACTTAAATTCTTGCAGAGGGATGATGAtctttcctcctttttctttttgctatacaaggagtgtgtgtgtgtgtgtgtgtgtgtgtgtgcgcgtgcgtgcaGAGTCTACTCTTGACTCCCTTTTGTTAGAACTGTCTCTTCAATAGCACAAGTGGCCAAGAACCTTggggttttatatatatataaaacttgtgctttatacacacacacacacacacacacacacacacacaggtccagccttgttatacatggattttttatacacggatttgactcaacacgaatggccccctgcaaatgagaagaaatgtgctgatccttggagaaggggaaaaatgcacccctttaaaatcacagtttaaaaaactgctttttagtgttgcagagagacagtcatacaagtgattacaggtataacctaattatccacagatttttctgtctccaagtagatgagaagggccctttaaattaaaggaaaacagttgttcaataatgccagagagggcagccagctgacaatccatcaatcattctctctgcaggcttctctccttccttccccctgagcatgtgaaagaaggccaaatggcagtgattatcacctccttctcactggggctcctggtgaagggagggattgccaCCTCCTAGAGAAtcctaagcatctggagagagactgatggcctctctgtttttaaatcaccagagggaagggaaagttttttaaattgatttgctataatgtgttttttgccatccaagtgagttcgtGTAACGGAACCCTCGGACTTGTGCTATTGAAGAGACAGCTCTATCCAAAGGGAGTCAAGAGTATGCAAGCAGAATGGGCCTCCCTAAAAACAGGCCTCTGTAGTGTTTGACACTCAGTGGAGTTTCAAAAGTCCTGATTAGATTTTATTCATTGCCTTTCTATTCTACCTTTTCCTGTCATTGAACTCCAAGTGGCCTGCACAGGGCTTCTAAGCAATTCTCCATTCAAATCCTAGCCAAATCCAGACCTGCTTTGCCTCCATGAGGGATGCTGCATTgtgtgccttcagaccatgccATATTCTATAACAGCAGGAGCTGCTCAAAAAtaaacttcttcttcttcttctttggaaaataataattttCTGAAAGGGCTCCTGGAATAATGGACAGAATCTAGGACTTCTGTTAGCAGCGATGCTGTGTAAAAAtctcatagagcagtggttctcacacatttagcaccaggacccactttttagaatgagaatctgtcagaacccaccgaaagtgatgtcatgaccagaagtgacatcatcaagctggaaaatttttaacaggctGTAAAATGCTGTAATGCTATCcacacccagaagtaagttccattgactatcattgttaaaagcatacatcatagcctgttcaaagtacaaagatgtgtcacatttccccaaatgcagtcacataacatgggagcatcaagtctaatatattaaaaataaaatattgaaatgaatggggacccacctgaaattggttcacgacccacctagtcggtcccaacccacagtttgaaaaacactgtcatAGAGAAGTTTACTCTGCATGAAAACTTCTTCCCCTAGAACAGATTTATCTGCCTTATATTCAGTTAGACcaggtgtccaaaatttttggcagaagggccacatcatctctctgactgtgTAAGGcgctggggaaaaaagagttaatttacgttcaaatttgaataaatttacataaatgaatgcattagagatggaacttatatgaatgaatgaaggtcttgtagtagctcagggcctataaaaggtcttgcacaaagcaaggccagcctttccttcgctactactgctgcatcacagacgtgaaacagcaagtagtgaagggagcgctgtcccacagttcaggtgagaggttgagcAGTTACATCGGTCCAgcacgggttccagcaagtctctgaagggccagaggctcattggagactaggggctccccacagagtggatggggaacccccgagggccgcaaatggaccctgggccagggtttgggcacccctgagttagacccATTGACTTGTCTACCGTAGCCCTTTACTCTGGCAGCAGTTATCCAGGGCCTAAGGCAGAGAAAGATCTTCAACAGCCCtattaactaagggcccaatcctatccaaatatccagtgccagtgcagccatgccaatagagcatatgctgcatcctgtggttgggggggggctatcattgaggcctcctccaggtaagggaatatttgttccctttcctcaagactacattgcggctgcaccagcgctggaaagttggataggattgggtcctaagcctCCTGATTTGGCTATGCTGggattgaacctgtgaccttctgTAGGCAAAACATGTGCTTTATTGCTGAGGTATATAGCTGCTTCATTTTAGTTCTGACTTTCCTCTTAATAACAGTAGTACCACTaataacacagaccaacacacattttgcttccttaaacattacaccaattcctgggtatatttggagtgctaattccaaaaatggcatctgttttgccctatcacatgtagttttggagacacggcatagcctctttagtgaatagttcaagcagcttcctcatgaggaagactacactatggcttcctcatgaggaagctgcttgaaccattcactattgaggctatactatatctccaaaactagacgtgatagggcaaaacggatgccatttttggaatcggcaccccaaattcatatcaaaccaccataaagtttgggaaaaacttttctgaccctcaattttgtaggcctgtgtaatagaaGACTATAAGGAAAGTCTACTAAATTTATATGGAGACTGTTTTAATGTTCATATGATTAAAGTATCATTTATATGGTCCTGACTCAGAAAGTTAAATAGGTCATCTGTGATCAGGATTGCTTCTAGGTGATGAGGCAATAAAACTTTGcaaaaagtttattttgggctgTAACTGAATAAAAGTGTGTGGGCATGCAagctggtttttaaaaagtgtgaacTAGAATAACTTTGGTTGGCTTATCTGCAACACAGCTCTGATGCAATGCATATGtaacagaaaatatttatttttgtaagATACTAACGATAACCTTTCCTGGCAGCTGGTGTCTCCACCATTcatataaataataaactttatttataccccgcccttctccccaaagggacccagggcgtcATATGTTGTGGCAAAGTTCTGAGATTGTACATTTGACTTTTACTGAGGAGTAATTTTTAGCTCAGAAAGTATACAGAAACTGGCCTTTCAACCCCAGCATTTATATGCTGAATTATAGTTTTTGTCCTTTGGGAAGTATCATACCAAGTATTTTAACCACTCTGTCATTTTCCAGATATATAAATAGCATTCTTTTGAGTCATAGCATTTAAAATACTCCTATAATCTTATTAGGAAGTTGCACTAAACAAAGTCTGTCATTCAGTGTTTGAAAAAGGAATAGTACTGGAGACTGGGCTTTGTATGCCAATGGCTTGCAATTGTTGACTCCAAAGCAGCATATCCTTTACAACAAAGTAGGTTGGTAATAAAAATAGCCCTTAGGAACCCTCCTCATTTTGTGGCCTCAACACCTCTATAACCTTCTGTAATGGACTGTTACATGACACTTTTAAAAGTAACTAAATGACATTCTGCTTTTTCAACTGTCAATGTCCAACATAATCCGATAAATATGAAGATGTGATTAAAAAGTATGACCAAGAGGTTGCCATCCCTCTCCACTGACTCCATTTCCAGGAGCTCAAGATGGAACCTTTGTCCTCTTCAGAAGGTCTGTTCATCCATTCACAGGGAACATTGTGTGGCAAGTTCTGAACAGTTCCAGCTGGGTTTTGATGTGAATAGTATTAACTCTTTTCAGGAAAAACCTGGTGCACCTGTGACAAATGTTCCCTGTGCCATTTCTGATAAAGAACAAGAGGACTGAAGGTGGGAACTTGAAGGTATTGTTAATATTGGCAGCCTCGGTTTCACCTTTCAAGTAAAGTGACTGAAAAAAATTCACTTGATTCATAGTATCACAAGTCTAAATGATACATCACTCTTCCCCACAAAAATCCCCCTGATTTTGAAAGCATTTCTTAAGGATATGGTGGCAGCTCTTCTTAGTTTGCCAGAATTTTGTTAGTAGGTCTATAAATCTTAGGATAGAAATGGAAGGAAATAAGTGGTTGGCTTATTATTAGAGGCTTTTGGCTTTCTATGTAGCTCCTTATTACCATGTTACATTACCCATTTTTCTATagttccagcccaatcctaacaaactttccagcaacaaaacagccgtgccaatgaggcACGTACTACATTCTGTGATGGGggaggtcagtcatggaggcctcctcaaggtaagggaacatttgttcccttacctcagggctgcattgcagcttcatcggttttggaaagctgatttggattggactgtaagtctctTTTTCTTATTCTCCCTTTTTCTTAAGATTGTGAGGGACAGCAGTGGTTTCAATCTTTCTGCCCTTATGCTATATTATAATGCTGTGATAGCATCTTGTTCAATTCAGAAGTGACTATTAGTTCACAAATCAGGATAAGACAATGGCTTCAGATCCTGGTTTGCAGTGTAACTGTGGCTAGAATAAACCACAGCTTTCTAAACATGGAC is a window from the Tiliqua scincoides isolate rTilSci1 chromosome 2, rTilSci1.hap2, whole genome shotgun sequence genome containing:
- the NINJ1 gene encoding ninjurin-1, which encodes MDSPTDTHEMNGLAPGGGGSGRTPPDEPRRQWLQAHKQINMNHYANKKSAAESMLDIALLMANASQLKAVMEQGPSFSFYVPLIVLISISLVLQVAVGVLLIFLVKYDLNNPAKHVKLDYLNNIATGLVFVIVVVNIFITAFGVQKPSRE